Within the Streptosporangium album genome, the region TCAAGGCCCGGGGCGGCTTCAACCGCGCGCTGGCCGCGGGGGAGCTCGTCGAGGCGGGGGTGATCGCGGCGAGTGGCGGCAACCACGGCCTGGCGGTGGCGTACGTGGCGCGCACCCTCGGGGTCAGGGCGGAGATCTTCGTGCCGGAGGTCTCCAGCCCCGTCAAGGTCGCGGGACTGCGAGCCCTGGGCGCGCACGTGACCCAGACCGGTTCCATCTACGCCGAGGCGTACGAGGCGTCGGCCAAGCGGGCGGCCAAGACCGGCGCCCTGGTGATCCACGCCTACGACCAGGCCGAGGTGATCGCCGGGCAGGGCACCGTCGGGCTGGAGGTGCTGGAGCAGACCGGGGGAGTGGACACGATCCTGGTGGCGGTCGGCGGCGGCGGGCTCGTCGCCGGGATCACCGCCGCCGTCGACGGCCGGGCACACGTGGTCGCCGTCGAGCCCGAGCGGATCCCGACCCTGAACCGGGCACTGGAGGCCGGAGGCCCGGTGCGGGTCGAGGTCAGCGGGGTGGGAGCCGACGCCCTGGGCGCCAGCCAGATCGGCGCGATCGCCTACGACATCACCGCGGCCGCGGGGGTCCAGAGCGTCCTGGTCTCCGACGACGCCATCGTCGAGGCCCGGCAGGAGATGTGGCGGTCCTACCGGATCGCCGCCGAGCACGCGGGAGCCGCGGCCTTCGCCGCCCTGCGCTCGGGCGTCTACACCCCGGCACCGGGGGAGCGGGTGGCCGTGGTCGTCTGCGGCGCCAACACCGACCCGGCGACACTGGTCTGACCGGTTCCGCGCTCTGAGGGGTCACAGAGACCCGTCATGGAGCCTTCTCACCGCCTTCGGCGCGCCGCACGCCGAAGGCCTGCAGGAACGTGTGGACGGCGGCACGGGCCACGGCCCGCAGTTCGGCGTCGTCGACCTGGCGGGTGCCCATCTGGGAGCGTGCCTCCATCGGGCCGGTGAGCAGGGCCACGAACTGTTCGGCCGCCCGGGCCGGGTCGGTGGCCCGCAGGTGACCGGCGAGCGTGAGCCGGGCCAGCCGGTCGGCCAGGGCCTCGTTGAGGCGATGGGCTCCGTACTCCTTGACGAGGTCGAGCACATCGGGGAATCTCGTGATCTCCGCGTAGAGCAGTCGCCGCAGCGCGCACGAGCGGTCGTCGCAGTGGCAGCGGAGCAGGCGGTGGCCCACGTCCTCCAATGTCGCGCGCAGGTCCTCGCCGGGCTCGACAAGGGGCTCGAGCGCGGCCAGTCTCTCGTCCAGCGCGGTCTGTGCCGCGGCCGCCATCGCGTGCCGGAACATGGTGGCCTTGTCGGTCAGGTGGTTGTACACCGTGGGTTTGGCCACGCCCGCCTCGTCGGCGATCTCCTGCACGCACGCCTGGGAGTACCCCTCGCGGGCGAACACGGTGAACGCGGCACCCAGGATCGCCTGCCGCTTGTCGATGCGCCCGCGCGAGGCGGTCATGGTCCGAGCTCCGGTCATACGCTCGATTGTACTGTTTGGTTCAAATCGATGGACGATGAGGTTGCACGAGAACCAAATGGATAACTAAATTGAACTCATGAGTTCAACAGCTCCAGATGATCGCCTGGATTCGCCCCTGTTGCGGTTGATCGCCGTGATCCTGCTCGGAGGACTGCTGGGCATCCTCAACAGCACGATGGTGGCTGTCGCCACCGACACCCTGGCCAGAGCCTTCAGCACCTCGTTGAGCACGATCGGCTGGACCTCCACCGGCTTCCTGCTGGCCGTCACCGCCGCCATCCCCTTCACCACCTGGGCCGTCGACCGGTTCGGCGGCAAACGGCTCTGGCTGTCCGGCCTCGCCCTGTTCCTGGCCGGCTCGTTCGCCTGTGGACTGGCCTGGGACGTCGGCAGCCTGATCGTCTTCCGCGTCGTCCAGGGCGTCGGCGCCGGCATCCTCGACCCGCTCGTCCTGATCCTGCTGGCCCGCGCCGCCGGCCCTCGTCGCGCCGGACGCGTGATGGGCCTGATGGGCCTGGTCCTCTCCCTCGGCCCGGTCCTCGGGCCCATCGTGGGCGGCGCCGTCCTCCATGCCCTGCCATGGCGGTGGATGTTCCTGCTCAGCATGCTCGTCGGCGTCGTCGCACTCCTGCTCGCCCTGCGGGTGGTGCCCGCCGACCCGCCACCGGAGCAGCAGCATCACGTCCGGCTCGACGTCATCGGCCTGGCCCTGATCGGCCCGGGCTTCGCCGCTCTCGTCCTGGCCCTGTCACAGGCGGCCGAGCATGCCGCGTTCACCACCTGGCAGGTACTCATCCCGCTTGCCGCCGGCGCCGCGCTGCTGATCGGCTACACGGTCCACGCGTCCCACATCCGGCGCACACCGCCCCTGATCGACCTGCGGCTGTTCGCCAACCGGGGGTTCACGGCGAGCGTCACCATCATGGCCCTCGTCGGCCTGGCGACCTTCTCCGCCCTGTTCGCGCTGCCGCTGTACTACCAGCAGATGCATGGGCACGACGTGCTCGCCGCCGGACTGCTGATGGTACCGGTGGGCCTCGGTGGCGCCATCGCCATGCCACTGGCCGGACGGCTGTCGGACCGGCTCGGCTCCCGCGGCCTGACCAGCGGTGGCGCGACCGTGGCCCTCCTCAGCGGGCTGGCCTTCACCCGCATCGGCGCGGAGACCCCTGAGCTGTGGCCCGTGCTGGCCTCCCTCACCATGGGACTGGGACTGGGCTTCGTCGGCGCGCCCACGATGGGGTCGCTGTACCGGACGCTTCCCGCCCCGCTGGTGGCGCAGGGCAGCTCTGTGCTCTACATGCTCAACCAACTCGGCGCCGCGATCGGCATCGCCGTCGTCACCCTCATCCTGCAGACCGCCGCCGACGCCATGGCCGGCTTCCACGGCATCTACTGGTTCGCCGTCGCCATGACCGTGGTCATCCTGGCCGCCATCCCGCTCCTGCCCGGCCGGCCTCAGCCGCCGGCCGTACCGGAAGAGCCCGCCATGTCCGGGAGGAAAACCCGTTGGGTGTAGCTCGCCTGCAGGGAGCCTCTGAGCTGGTGGTTTACGGGTTGGGGGCTGGCGGGGTTGTCTCGTGTCTTCTACCGTTTCGGTAGGGAGTGCGAGAGGTGGCCGTGATGGGCTCGTTTCTGGAGGAGCTGGCGCGGCGGGAGGCCGCGGCTCGCCGTGCTGTGGAGCAGACCCGGGAAGAGATCGCTGGGCTGGAGCATCGGCTGGAGGCCGAGGAGGAGCAGCTGTCTCGGGTGGTGATCGCTCGGGAGGTGGCGGAGGAGATCCTGGGCGAGACGGCTCGGCTGGTGGGAGCGGAGCTCGAGCCCGCACGGGTGAGGCCGGACGGCTCACCGATCGGGGTGACCACGGTGCGCGAGTGGGAACCGGGGATGGAGGTCTCGATGTTGCCGCGAGCGTATCGGGACGTGATGGAGGTGATCACGGACGCGGGCCATGGGGTGCGGGCCAAGCAGATCGCGCTGGCGTTGGGGCTCGGGGACAGTGCCGCGAAGGTGGAGGGGCTGCGGGGGAAGCTGCGGCGGCTGGTGGCTCGTGGGTGGCTGACGCAGGACTCTCCGGGGATATTCGCGCTGGTCGAACGGCGTGAACCGGTAGGCGGGGCGGGCTCTTCTTCTTTAGATTCGGGAGTGCGAAGTCCTACGAATCCTCCGGAAGGAGAGCCCGCGCATGGCAGGTTACGACACGGCTGCGAGTGCTGACTCCTTTGCAGGCTCCACGAGTTTCTTCAACGCCCTCGTCGCTGATCTGGCGGCGGACGAAGCGGCGGGATTGACTCACGCGCAGCTCGAGGAACTGATCGACGAGCGCGGCAGGGTACTGCTGCGGCAGATGCTGCAGGACCATCTCGACCTGCGTGCGGTCCGTGAGGAGCGGGCCTGCCGGCGGCCGGTGGCGGTGGTCGGTCCGGACGGGCCGGTTCCGCACCCGGCTCGCCTCGGGCGAGAAGAACGGACGCAAGCGCATGGCGACTCTGGCCTGTGTCTACGACACCGAGCCCGCTCCGCGCCGACCGCACGACATCATCGCCCCGCCCGGCGGCAGCCGCAGCGCCGACCGCACACCCAGGCCCGGGCCTCGGGCGATGGGGAAATGGTTGACCGGCTCAGTCGCCGAGGGCGCCCAGCATGTCATCGCCGCGGCGTTCGATCAGGCCGAAGCCCGCGATCCCGGACACCGAAGAACCTGGGTGGTACTGGTCGACGGCGCCCGCCACCAGCTCGACCTGATCCAAGCCGAAGCCGCCCGCCGGAGTATCGCCATCAACATCATCGTGGACCTCGTCCATGTCCTTGAGTATTTGTGGGGAGCTGCGTGGTGCCTGCACCGCAAAGACGACCCCGCCGCCGAGTCCTGGGTCGCCGTCCATGCCCTGGCCCTCCTTGGCGGACAGGTCGCCCGCACTATCACCACGATCACCAGCCAAGCCGCCGACCTGACTGGCACAAGACGCCACGGAATCGACACCTGCCTCGAATACCTCACCGCCAAAGCCGCCTACCTGCACTACGACCAGGCACTCGAGGCGGGCTGGCCCATCGCCACCGGCGTGATCGAGGGTGCATGCCGTCATCTCGTCGCCGACAGGCTCGACATAGCCGGGTCCCGATGGGGCCTGCCCGGCGCCGAAGCCGTCCTCACCCTCCGCGCCGTCCAGACGAACGGGGACCTAGAACCCTACCTGCGCTACCACAGCCACCAAGAACACAAACGCACCTACCAGGCCGAATACGACCTCACAGCCTGACCTCTCACTGGGCGTGCCGTTGTGATGAACGCTTTCCAGTTGGAAAGCATGGCCGCATGCACAGGCGACGGTGGTGTCCTCGATGCGGTCAGGGATGGGTCAAGCCCTACCGAGTACGGGGCGGCGAGATCAGCTTCCTCCTCTGCGAGGAATGCGACGCCACCTGGACGCCTGAACAGCAACCCGAGCGCGGCACCTTTCGCGATCTCAGCAACCGACTGAACGAAGCCTTCGGGACCACCGGTCAGAACATCAATTGGTGGGCGCGAATAGAAGAACCGCCAGAGCAAACCTGATCCAGGGCGCGCCTCTCCTCTCCCTGCGGACGAGCAACACCCTAGCGAGAATGCGGTCAGCTCTGTCCCCTGCCTCTCCATGCATACCCCGGCGACTTCCGTTCCAATGACCCGGGT harbors:
- a CDS encoding threonine/serine dehydratase → MSVSVGDVREAAGRITGYARRTPVLEVSSGLVLKLEGLQHSGSFKARGGFNRALAAGELVEAGVIAASGGNHGLAVAYVARTLGVRAEIFVPEVSSPVKVAGLRALGAHVTQTGSIYAEAYEASAKRAAKTGALVIHAYDQAEVIAGQGTVGLEVLEQTGGVDTILVAVGGGGLVAGITAAVDGRAHVVAVEPERIPTLNRALEAGGPVRVEVSGVGADALGASQIGAIAYDITAAAGVQSVLVSDDAIVEARQEMWRSYRIAAEHAGAAAFAALRSGVYTPAPGERVAVVVCGANTDPATLV
- a CDS encoding TetR/AcrR family transcriptional regulator, which codes for MTGARTMTASRGRIDKRQAILGAAFTVFAREGYSQACVQEIADEAGVAKPTVYNHLTDKATMFRHAMAAAAQTALDERLAALEPLVEPGEDLRATLEDVGHRLLRCHCDDRSCALRRLLYAEITRFPDVLDLVKEYGAHRLNEALADRLARLTLAGHLRATDPARAAEQFVALLTGPMEARSQMGTRQVDDAELRAVARAAVHTFLQAFGVRRAEGGEKAP
- a CDS encoding DHA2 family efflux MFS transporter permease subunit, which gives rise to MSSTAPDDRLDSPLLRLIAVILLGGLLGILNSTMVAVATDTLARAFSTSLSTIGWTSTGFLLAVTAAIPFTTWAVDRFGGKRLWLSGLALFLAGSFACGLAWDVGSLIVFRVVQGVGAGILDPLVLILLARAAGPRRAGRVMGLMGLVLSLGPVLGPIVGGAVLHALPWRWMFLLSMLVGVVALLLALRVVPADPPPEQQHHVRLDVIGLALIGPGFAALVLALSQAAEHAAFTTWQVLIPLAAGAALLIGYTVHASHIRRTPPLIDLRLFANRGFTASVTIMALVGLATFSALFALPLYYQQMHGHDVLAAGLLMVPVGLGGAIAMPLAGRLSDRLGSRGLTSGGATVALLSGLAFTRIGAETPELWPVLASLTMGLGLGFVGAPTMGSLYRTLPAPLVAQGSSVLYMLNQLGAAIGIAVVTLILQTAADAMAGFHGIYWFAVAMTVVILAAIPLLPGRPQPPAVPEEPAMSGRKTRWV
- a CDS encoding ISKra4 family transposase, with product MRSGPAGGRWRWSVRTGRFRTRLASGEKNGRKRMATLACVYDTEPAPRRPHDIIAPPGGSRSADRTPRPGPRAMGKWLTGSVAEGAQHVIAAAFDQAEARDPGHRRTWVVLVDGARHQLDLIQAEAARRSIAINIIVDLVHVLEYLWGAAWCLHRKDDPAAESWVAVHALALLGGQVARTITTITSQAADLTGTRRHGIDTCLEYLTAKAAYLHYDQALEAGWPIATGVIEGACRHLVADRLDIAGSRWGLPGAEAVLTLRAVQTNGDLEPYLRYHSHQEHKRTYQAEYDLTA